The DNA window GAGGACGGTGCCGTCGGACATGGTGATGGGGACGTCCCACTCGACGGCGACGCCCGGATGCGTCGGGGGAGCGTCGGCGGTGGCGGTCCACTGCCGTCCGGAGTCTCCACCGTCCGGGGGAAGTGCGGACGCAGGAGCTGCTATCGACGCCAACATCGTCGCGGCGAGCACACAGGTGAGCACGGAACGTGTTCGTTTCATTCGTTTCCCGTCGGTCTCCGATAAGCGTGTCCCACCTGATCGGCCGCTGGGGCGAGGTGAGGAGCGGAAAGGCTGCGCCGCTGCAGATACCTTAGACACTGTGTCTCGCACAGTCCAGCATTTCGACTGCTGACTATCGTGTTCGCCATGGCCAACCAACGTGATCAGCCCGCGTCCGCGGTAGACGGACGTACCGTGCGATGGGCGGATCACAAGGCGGAGCGCCGCGTGAGAATTCTCGACGCCGCCGTCGCTGTCGTCGGCGAGGAGGGCCCCGACGTCGGGGTTGCGACGATTGCGCGACGGGCCGGCGTTCCACGGTCCGTGGTGTATCGAGTGTTCGAAGATCGTTCTGATCTCGATGAGCAACTACGCATTCGGATTCTGGGGATTCTGCTCGACCGCCTGGCCATGGACCCGATGGGAACCATCGGAGAAGCCGTCGCCGACGGAGTGGACAGCTACCTGAGTTGGGTGGTCGAGTTTCCGCAGTTGCACCTGTTTCTGGGCATCGGCTCGGCGAGTCGCCGGACTACAGGATCGCGGACGGTGACCGGTGCGAAAACCGCTGTGGCGGTCAAGGTTGCGGCCGTGCTCGATATGAATCTCCGCGCCCGGAACGCCGATCCGGCACTGGCCGAAACTGTGGCATTCGGGTTGATCGGACTGATCGACCACAGCGTCAACAGGTGGCTCGCCAGCCCCGAACGGACCATCGACGAGCAGCAGCTGGCCGAGTTCTTGAATCTGTCTATCTGGCAAGTGCTGGACGGGGTGGCCAAGCACGCAGGCATCGAGATTCGACCGAGCGATCCGGTCATCTACTCCTAGCGCCGCGCCAGGTCAGGAAGCCCGGGTGGCAGGTTCGCTGCGATAGCGCGAAGGCCGACCGTCGATACGCATTGCCTTCCACACTCGACGCGAGAAGCGATTCATCAGTCCGAGGTCGGTGCAGAGCATGCGCACGTCACCGAACATGTCGCGCAGAACCTTGCTCGAATGCTCGCCGTCCCACCACACCTCGTCGACGACCTCTTTGGGAATGTCCAGGTCGCGCTGCATCTTTCGAGAAGGTTTGAGGATGGCATCGCACAATACGCGCATGACGATCGGGGTTGCGACGCCCATGATGGCCCGCTGACGCGCACTCAGCTTGGGTGCTTTGTACTGCAGATATTGGTGCGCGAAACCGATGTGCCGTGCTTCCTCGGCCACGTGAATTTGCATGATGCGGGTGACCAGTGGGTGACGCTCGTGTCCGCTGCGCAGCATGGTCTTCTGAACATGGTCGATCGGTTCCTCGCCGGCGAGAACTCCGACGAAGAATCCGAAGGGAAGCGGGGAAGCGGCCAGGGGCATGATCGGCGCGAGTTTCCGGAACCAGCGCGGTCCGCCGGCAACGTCGATACCGATGCGGTTGACCAGCTCCTGGAACATCTGGGTGTGGTGGCACTCCTCGGTCGCTTCGTGCGTGGAGTAGCGAAACTCCGGTGAATTGTTCGGCAGTGACAGCGCGTAGTGCATGAGGCCGCTGATGAGGATCTGCTCGAACTGCAGACCGACTTTCATGGTGTTGGCCTGCGTGTACATGCCGATCTCGATCTGCCGCTGCAAAGGCAGCGATCGGTACCACGTGGTGGAGCCGAGCGGGTCGAATATAGGCAGGACCCAGCGTGGGTCGTCGGCAATCACCGCGTAGTCGGGGTCATCCCACGGGATGTCGACGAAAGCGTCGAAATGCTTGTGCACCGAGGCGGTGGAGAGCGTCTGCAGGGTCTGCTCGTACGCGATTCGTGTTGTGCTCGTAGTCATGGTGACGAGGTCCTTCCGAGCGAGACGATCGCCCAAACATCTACATTGGACAGGTTGTCTCACTTACGTTAGTGCAACACCCTGTTACAGACAACAGTGAAGGCTCGACCCCGTGTCCGGTTTGTGGCGGTATCGTTGATTCATGGGCGGCAGCACCATCGACGACGGCTCCTACCAGGGTGGTGGGCGACGACGTTGGTGCGCGAGCAACGGCATGGCGGCAATCGGCGTCGGGTTGGGAATTCTGCTGCTCGTGGGCGTGCTGGTGCGATTCTGGGTGTTGATTCTCGCGGTCGTGATTATCGCCATCGCAGTGTGGTTGATCCACGACAGCAGAATGCAGCGGCAGGTCCGCCATGATCTGGAAGAGCAACGACGCGCAGACCTACGGTCCCGAGCAGACGCCGAGCATCAAGCCTTCCTCCGAGGCGAGCGCCGTGGGTTGTACGGGGAATACGATCCGCCGGAGGTGTGAGCGCGGCTTTGACATCGAACATCCGAACGGAAGGCGCCAAAGGGGATCATTGCCATGATCCAGAAAGTGAGTCACAATGTGAACTATGGATGTGAAGCGTTTACCTGTCACGCTGGACAGTGACGACCAAGCCGAGGTGGCCGTGTTTTCAGACCCGGACCGCCTCGAATCAGCCATCCTGCGCGAGTGGGCGCAGCAGAATCACATCACTGTCCGTGACAATTCCGAATCAGGGATCGTGCGTGCGTTGCTGCGTGCAGGTGCGGAATCACTTCGCGAGAAGGCGCTCGAAACCGGCTACGCCGCGCTCG is part of the Rhodococcus sovatensis genome and encodes:
- a CDS encoding diiron oxygenase encodes the protein MTTSTTRIAYEQTLQTLSTASVHKHFDAFVDIPWDDPDYAVIADDPRWVLPIFDPLGSTTWYRSLPLQRQIEIGMYTQANTMKVGLQFEQILISGLMHYALSLPNNSPEFRYSTHEATEECHHTQMFQELVNRIGIDVAGGPRWFRKLAPIMPLAASPLPFGFFVGVLAGEEPIDHVQKTMLRSGHERHPLVTRIMQIHVAEEARHIGFAHQYLQYKAPKLSARQRAIMGVATPIVMRVLCDAILKPSRKMQRDLDIPKEVVDEVWWDGEHSSKVLRDMFGDVRMLCTDLGLMNRFSRRVWKAMRIDGRPSRYRSEPATRAS
- a CDS encoding TetR/AcrR family transcriptional regulator; amino-acid sequence: MANQRDQPASAVDGRTVRWADHKAERRVRILDAAVAVVGEEGPDVGVATIARRAGVPRSVVYRVFEDRSDLDEQLRIRILGILLDRLAMDPMGTIGEAVADGVDSYLSWVVEFPQLHLFLGIGSASRRTTGSRTVTGAKTAVAVKVAAVLDMNLRARNADPALAETVAFGLIGLIDHSVNRWLASPERTIDEQQLAEFLNLSIWQVLDGVAKHAGIEIRPSDPVIYS